The Ailuropoda melanoleuca isolate Jingjing chromosome 4, ASM200744v2, whole genome shotgun sequence region TAGCTCCAAGTCCCGATGCCTTTACTTTGGGTCTGGGTTGAGACCCCACAGAAGCCCAGGCTTTATACATGTTTCTCCAGAGCAACCATAAATATCTCACCAGACCAGCCAGGCAGGAATATTTGAGGGAGAAGTATTGAGAGTTCACCTAAGATATAGGATGAAGACTAGTTACAGGGAATAGATCCTCTGGTTTGATTCCAAGACACCAACTCAACATCACTGGACAGCCCAGGGCTTTGTGAGGAGTATAGCTGCTCCAACAGTTGCTCATGCCTGCAGGATAGGAGGTGACAATTTAGTATCGAGGAGGTTTCTATGATAATTTCCTAGTCACTATACTGTAAATTTCAAGAGTGTATTGCAGTTCAGAGTGAAGTTGTTGTTACTGATGTTGGTAAAGTTCTTATTAATGGCGCTTCATTCATGGAGAGAAGATGATCAAAACTAGTCTAGTTCAATGCCTTAGCCTGAAAATTTCTCAATTTGTAGATTCATCTGAAAGCAGCAATTGGGGATGCTATGGAAACATCCGAAACTTTGAGACCCCTGGGGCGTCTTGTGGGATTGGAAAGCGTCATGGCCTGAACTATTGTGGTAGGTTACAAGCTCATTGtccacctcccccctcctctttctctcagaaGGTGCCTCCTTTTGGCAGGGGTGGCTTTAACAGGATTTTGTCCCTTCCCGTGATACCCCGCACCCATGTCTCCCTGTCTTTCCCCACAAATTCTGATCCTTTCGATGTATCCTTTTGGTTCCCACTATTTCCCACAGCCCTATACTACCAACCGGCAGGAAGAGCACTAGACATGGAGTCCAAAGACCTTGTCTGAGTGTGGGCTATGGTTCTTCAACAAGTCATTTTGTTCTCCTCTGCCTCCACAGAAAGGGGTTAAAAGTACTCACTTTACAATTTTGTTGTAAACTCTGGTTGATAGAATGTAGATGAGAGTGCTTTGAAACCACAAAAAATGCTTACAAGGTAAGTGGGCTAGCCAGGTAAATTAGTATTGGTTTTCATTTTGCCCAGCATCCTTGTTATTTTACAAAGGTTTAAGCTCATGTAATTTCTGGGTGTCACTTTAGGGTGGAAGGGTGGGCAAGCATGAGCAAATCTGTCAGGGAAAGTCTCCAAGGACTTCTTAAAGGGGTTGGGAGAGTCTCTCTTTATATATGGTGCTCGTTGTAGCTGATGGACAGGTACATTTTATTGGGTAACCCTGTTTGGGGTGCTTAGGATAGGGCCAGGGTGCTGTGTCCAGGGAATTGTCCTGCATGGGCCAGAGCAGCCCTGAGAGCCCAGCGAGGGGCACAGGCAGCCACAAAGGACATGACCTCAGTGGATACCAGCACAAGCTTAAAGGAGGAGAATCATACTCTCAGGTCTAGGAATGGCCACTAGGGATTTCAGATTAGACATGGGCTTCTTGGTCCTAGACCACTGCCCAGATTGTTGGAGGGTGATTTCTCTCCTCTTGAGCTCCCACATCCGTGTAAGTCACACCTGCCACATCCTTCCTTCTATGTTTGCATTAGGAGTTCGTGCTTCTGAAAGGCTGGCTGAAATAGACATGCCGTACCTCCTGAGATATCAGCCCGTGATTCGTACTGTCGGCCAAAAGTACTGTGTGGACCCTGCAGTGATTGCTGGTGTCTTGTCCAGGGAGTCTCATGGTGGCAACGTTATGGCCAATGTGGGCAACATGGGTGATGGCATCGGGGTTGTGCAGGTAACCCTCCATCAGTTATGGCATATGGCGGTCATACTGCATGGCACAACACTAAGGGGACATCTTtacatttgttgttgttgacacCCTGGAGCACAGCTCCACAGGACACAGAACGAAAGGTGCTCCCTGGATCTGAGAGAGCCACAGCTCTGCCTGATGCCAGTAGCAGCATCACTGCTTCATTGTGAACCATGGTCTCTTTTCAAAATCAACTGTGCTGTCTTTCCAGGATATCATCCATGGTACCCTACTCTGGATCCTTGCTCTGTTATTTGGTAACCACGTGACCTCGTTTAATCTCCctaggactcagtttcctcacctataaaacacCAGCCTCCTAGAATTGTTATAATTGCATAGGTGAATGATGTGAATGCAACATTGTGAAAACGTGCTTAGTATGTGGCAGATTCTTAGCAAATACTGAAttccttctcctttgttttctttctacacAATCCTTAGTTCTGAAgatccagttttatttttgcaCAAATTCTGCCTGGTTTCACTTATCATAGAGTCTTCTGGGGAATGGGCATTAATCCCACAGTTGAATTAATTGTGTACTGGGGCAATCGGTGATGGCAAGGAGACAATGGAGCTGTGATTTTTTCGATTACATTTCACGTTGTTGTTGTAGTTGTCGAGAAGCCTTCATGTGGAACAGTCATTTCTTAAGCTTTTAGGTAAACGTATTCCTCAGTGATCTTTAAACTGGCTTCCCATTAGTACTTGGAATAACACTTTGCAATTTAAAAGTACTTTCAAatactttatcttattttgatTTGGAGACCCATCCAATAATCTGatggggatggggttgggggaagacaTGTAACCCATCCTTTTCAAGTGAGGAAGTGGTTTACAAGAAGAGAGTCATTGCTGCAGAGTCACAGGGCAGCTAGAAAATGCAGAACCGGGACCAAGAGCATCATGGGCGATGTTAGGGTCAGCATTACTTCTGaggccctgctctgcctccttcATAAAATCTTGCTCTTGGGGAAAAGGATGCGTCCATCTACTTTGAAGATGAAAGAATTCTCCAGAGTCAGACATTTCTCCCAAATATGTTGAAACTCATGTGGAACAGTAACCAAAGATgtataagaaaaattagaagtacTTCTAGTCATTCAGATTATCTGGAAGGAGAATTCCAagtacagattaaaaaaaacccctttcTGACCTGTTTGGAAGGCTTGTGCTTGCAGCATTGAAGGAGGGCATCGGACGGGTAGGTCCACTACCTCTCACCTCTGGCTTCCAACTCTGCCTCTCACCATTACAAGGAAGCAGCTGTGAAATGTCTGCTTATCCTTCCTTTGCCCAAACCGTGTAGCTTTACTCTTTATCTGCAGGGAGATTAGAGGTGGCATTAGTTTGGccaaagaaggaggagagaaaaaggagggaaatgagaaagCAGCACTGGTCCCATGAAGTCCTATCGCCTTCCCACATGGCTTACCTAgcttttcctctgcctccctccctctagGACCCTGGTCTTTATGCTCCCACATCCTGGATCAGCGAGTCCCAGGTTTCTCAAATAACCGAGGTCCTGACTGTTAGGATCAAAGAAATCCAGAGGAGGTTTCCAACCTGGACCTCTGACCAGTACCTGAGAGGTAAGTGTAACCCATGGGTTGGTGCTTTCACAGCATGGAACTAATAAGAACAAATACAAGACCTTGTACGAGATTCCCCAAGAGAATCTAAGTTAACTGCTGCGACCCAGAAGCAATGAGGGGGTATAAGGTCAGCATTAACCCATCTCACATATTCCAGGCGGACTGTGTGCCTATGCTGGAGCTCCCGGCTACATCCGAAGCAGCCAGGACCTGAGTTGTGACTTCTGCAATGATGTCCTTGCACGAGCCAAATACTTCAGGAGACATGGCTTCTAACAGTTCAGAGCAAACCCGAGGTCATTATCACATAGAAGACCTCAACAGTTACACAGATAAAACTAGCCAATGGGGCTTGTAACTGTGAGTCTGAATTTGACCTGAAGGTCATCAAAATCACATGAAGCACATTAAAGGAGGACTTGTCCGCATTTTGTGGTGTGGTGAGTGTGTAAATGCAGGGCTGTGTCTCCTTAAAGGTACTTCCATGGAAGTTAGCCTTAATGTGGATTTCCACGAAATGAATCCTAGACCTCAGTGACTGGCACTGccatttagcaaataaaaatacaggaagcccagttaaatttaaatttcaggtaaATGGTGAAAGACTTTTTCGTGTTAAGTCCCATGCAATCTTTAGAACACATTTATCCTAAAAAATTATTCACAGTTtatctgaaatacaaatttatcTGGGTACCTGATATTTTATGCAAATTCTACCACTGATTTCTttgataaaaatcataatttctaattttaattgaaaacatttttttaagattttatttatttatttgagacagtgagctgagagagaaagagagaacacgagtgaggggaggggtagagggagaggaagaagcagattcccagatGAGCAGGGATTCCCTAtgctgggggggggtgtgccccatcccagaaccccaggaccatgacctgagctgaaggcagacacttaaccaactgagccacccaggtgcccctcaatgaaAACTTCTGATGAGAAAAAGGGTGAGATGGTGGCCTGCCCCATCTGCTGGGTGGAAAAGTTTCAGGAGagtcacttgtttatttttttttttaagattttatttatttgagagagagaaaaaacacaagcagtgggagcagcagaggggggcggagaaacaggctccccactgagcagggagcctgacacggggctcaatcttggtaccccaggatcatgacctgagctgaaggctgatgcttagcctactgagccatctgggtgccCTGGACAGTCACTTGTTAACTCTGCAGCATTAGCTTAGCCCTAGGACAGCCTCTCTGTCATCTAATTTTACCTCCTCCTTTCTTGGACCCTGGGCAACAGAACCTTCTCTtgcttccccccactccctccaacTCAGCTAAATTATTCCCTGGTTTGGGGCGCTTAAGACTAAACAGAGCCACGGAGGATAGTGATTCATCAATCAGAATCACCCTCAAGGATGTTGACCAGCACTATACTGGTAAATTATTTGCCTTAGTCCCAGAACCAGAATTCAAGCCcaggtttctttcatttaaacctttttatttttctctaagtgaCACATGCACACAATTAGATGATTgcagtttttaaagattatttatttactagagagagagagaacaagtgggggagtaggagcagagggagaaggagtgagagaatctccagcagactccgcactcagcacggagcctgacatggggctcggtcccatgaccctgagatcatgacctgagctgaaatcaagcgtcagacgcttgactgactcaGCCACTCAGGCCCCCCTGTAATTAGAGGATTATTAATATGTATGgtgtgcatgtgtctgtctgtgtggtGGGGTGTTAGGGTGTCAACCATCAGGGCTAAAATCGAGAAAGTTAAAGGGGAAAGGTCCCAGGCAAATCCAGATGAGTTGGTCACCTCAGCCTGGCATTAGCCCTTGTGGGAGGTATTTGAAAATGTGTGAGGGtggttttcctctttccctccctcctcctcacaccGTTTGTTTTGTTATCGCCGCAATCcttggggtggagagagggaggggggattgGAAATTACTGGTGTTTTGTGGTGAGGCAAAGGGTGCTAAGCATTTTGCAGTTAACGCTGGGTAGGATGGCCCCATCCTGTGAAGAACATATATAaatgaaggggtgtgtgtgtgtgtgtgtgcgcatgtgtgtacATCTTTTTTAAACCTCTCCCTGAGCTAGCCTTTTATCAACTTtataactcagaaaaaaattttttaagaggtCTTggagccatctctttgaaatgtaaacatccaGGAAGATAGCTTACCTATGCACCCGTCACTGTGATAGTTTAGCCTCTAGGCACCTGCTTGTCCTAGAAATAAGAAGATTTTTATCACTTCTTCTGATAAAGGTGAATTTAGGGTAAACTACTAAAGAATATGCAGCAAATGGTGCTGTTTTCTTGTATGTAGTAATGGCTAAAAATAGAGCAGCAAAAAAGGATTATAACATTTTGGCTGCTTAAATAGGATAGAATTTCTTTCCACCTTTATaatctctttgcagatgatcaacCATGTCCATGCTCCCATTTATGCTCGTTCAATAATGAaactgcttcctttctttttgatgttttgtGTAGATTTTTAATTCCCTgacaacacaaaaagaaaagactgttTGGTTAAAGATCACTCAATCCTGGGCTGACGGTCAGCTAGCTGTGTGAGGAACTGGTATTCCCGAAGGTCTGAATCACATCACAGttctttggttttcctctttgtCAAGCACAAGATTTTCATCGAGATGCTGGAGACTTCTTCCTAGACATTGTGAATCCCGTCACAGAAAATGGTTTTGCCCCAGAGCAGATGCTATGCAATCACAGTTCGCAGCCGAGCTGCGTAGTAACCTGAGATTACTTTACTTTCTTgaacaatttttgttttccatggaCTTAATAATCCCCCTTTATTTGCTTACTGCCTTAgttttctctgtatctatctCGAATTGAATTCTAAATCTCCTCTCAGGAAGTCTTTCCTGAAGCCTCTGACCCGCTCCTATTTGAGTTAAATCAGGAGGCTCTGAGAGCGTCCTGGGGTTCTCTCCACCATTAGCCCTTTGCAGCTGTCCTATGTTGCTCCTTCCATTTTCTGCATCCTTCTTTGCTCACTCCTTTGTTTTGATGGAGCACATTCTCCAGCCGCTTCCTGAGAAAAGTGGATGGAAGGTAAATCTTTTTTGAGACCTCTCATGTTCAAAATACCATTCTTTCTATCGTCATGTGAATTGGTGATTTGGCCTAGTACAAAATTGtagtttggaaataattttcctttaaaattctgaaagcatTGCCCTGTTGGCCTTCTGGCTTCCAGGGCTACTCTTGAGAAGCCTGAAGTCATTTCAATTTTAATCCTTTGTATATAATacatccccttctcccttctaGAAGATCGTAGAATCTTTTCTGGTCACATGTTTGATATTTCACAATGATGTGCTTTAGTAAGATTCTGGTTTTATCCTCGGTCAGTCccttcaaatttaatttcaaaattcaaaaaatttgCTAATAATTCCCTTCCCTCcatctttctctgtcctcttttctgtaATAAAGCATGGACTTCCTGGACTGGTCCtctaaatttcttgatttttttttctctcctaattttcatttctgtcctTTTGCTCTCTAGAAAATTTCTTTATCTCCTGAAGTTTCCAGTAAGTTTTTCGTTTCTgctatcatgtttttattttccaggaggtgttttgtttggttttggttttggtttggtttggtttggtttctgcTGTTCTCTGAGTGTTTCTCTTTATAGCATCTTGCTTTGGTTTTATCAAtgcaatattttctcttatttctctgacTGTTATTGAGAgtccttcccactcccccaagTCGTCTTCTTgcaaatctctttttcttcctgggtgattttttctgtttgttctgacatttctatttcttgttggAAGCTTTCCTCAAATGTCAGGAATTATTTGTTATCTGGACATATTTAAAAGTGTGGAAACTAGAAAGTTTACCAGAAACTCTGAGCACATGGGTAAAGCTTATGTGAGCAACCCCACAAAGTGACCCTACTGGGATATTTGTTGGGAAATCCTCTATGTCTATCtatctttacatatttatttttactgttcaTGTGCCTGGGAGAAAAAGCCACATAGTTTTTAGACTTCTCTAGAGAGTAAAGACTTGGCTGCCAGGGTTCTGGAATCCAAGTGGAGGTAGCAGGCTGAGGAACTCAGCATTCAACATGCATTTCACTTGGTCTTCCTCTTTTTTGTATCAACCCCTCCCAAATCTGTGCCTGGCATTATCCTGCCCAGAGACCCCCTGTATTATGATCCTTTCCAGAGACAAAATCTCTTCTGGGATCAGGGAAGAGATCCAGGGTTTCAGTGGCTTCTTTGTCATCTTTCAAATGTAAACATCTTTTCTTACCTGGAGTTTCCCTCACTTCCAGAGGTGGCTGATgccatcaatttcttttttctttttttttttttaaagattttatttatttatttatttatttatttattttatttatttatttatttatttgagagacagccagcgagagagggaacacaagcaggagagtgggagaggaagaagcaggctcccagtggaggagcctgatgtggggctcgatcccagaactccgggatcacgccctgagctgaaggcagacgcttaacgactgagccacccaggcgcccctgatgccATCAATTTCTGAGTCTTGTGAGGATTTTACAATATGAATCCAGTTGGTTCTTTGCTTTGCCACTGCCAAGCTTGGATCTCACTTCCTACACGTGTTTTATCAGTGTCTGCTTGTCCAAGTGTTTTCCAGCTTTCACAGTTTTGCTGCTTTTATCTATCAGAGTCTAGGAATGTTTCCAAGGACTAGGAGTTGTCAACCAGAATTTCTGTGCTTTCTGTATACACACTTCGAGCAAAGTTTGTAGATTTCTCATGCTGTGGATTTATGCCTTGGTAGATCCTAGTAGATCACGGTGGC contains the following coding sequences:
- the LYG1 gene encoding lysozyme g-like protein 1, which translates into the protein MSVLWLLLGLLALTDSSESSNWGCYGNIRNFETPGASCGIGKRHGLNYCGVRASERLAEIDMPYLLRYQPVIRTVGQKYCVDPAVIAGVLSRESHGGNVMANVGNMGDGIGVVQDPGLYAPTSWISESQVSQITEVLTVRIKEIQRRFPTWTSDQYLRGGLCAYAGAPGYIRSSQDLSCDFCNDVLARAKYFRRHGF